In the genome of Thermodesulfobacteriota bacterium, the window CACTTAAACATAGGTACGGTAGGGCATGTGGATCATGGTAAGACGACGTTGACGGCGGCGATAACGAAGGTATTGGAGAAGCAGGGCAGGGCGAAGTATGTGTC includes:
- a CDS encoding GTP-binding protein, encoding MSKARFERGKPHLNIGTVGHVDHGKTTLTAAITKVLEKQGRAKYVS